Proteins encoded together in one Bombiscardovia nodaiensis window:
- the cydD gene encoding amino acid ABC transporter ATP-binding protein → MDTSTESLSAAAKGQRSGAGVPESKSGSVGSAASQTAPSAGSSSTGNAASSTPASSSASSRKALSAKYLSVWHKDHWFWPYLKQNRGLLALIFFLGTLTFVCAAGLMFTSGFLISRSARRPFNIFVVYVPIVLTRAFGIGRPVFKYLERTRSHDWVLKVVSKLRVQLYRTLSKDASFLSEHERTGTVLSVLADDLDHLENFYLRTIFPTVVAYIMWVVVTIAVGVFSWSSSLLLFLLFALILVLLPLMSLVFSDGHYALEKAQQQDEYTQVTESYLGLSDWVITHRGQEFAGTGSSQFGRIMDSQVEQKRFERWRNFAIQMIFALMAVVLIVGGQLFMTSSDSIADYAAAVVLSLFPLIDCFIVVAQAFAEVPLYTDSLNHLNGLSERVESRQAAPVEQVKFQGPLESIDFQHVSFAYGPGQPTLLSDFNLHVAAGQKVALLGPSGEGKTTILQLLLGDLRPEQGQILVNGQPIAALQDERPQLFGYLNQQPFLFNTTIASNIRLGSPGASDEQIWQALEAVQMADAVRALPLGLDTPVEEGGARFSGGQRQRLALARIVLKDTPIVLLDEPTIGLDPVTERELMEMIVKATAGRTLLWVTHHLQGLEDADQVIFLEDGHIAMQGNPAQLYRDNSRFRQLYQLDVGDLNPA, encoded by the coding sequence ATGGATACCTCGACTGAAAGCCTGTCCGCGGCCGCCAAGGGCCAGCGCTCCGGGGCTGGAGTGCCCGAGAGCAAGAGTGGCAGCGTAGGCAGCGCTGCATCTCAGACCGCACCGAGCGCTGGCAGCAGCAGTACTGGAAACGCTGCCTCAAGCACTCCTGCAAGCTCATCTGCGAGCAGTAGGAAGGCCCTCTCTGCCAAGTACTTGAGCGTCTGGCACAAGGATCACTGGTTCTGGCCCTACTTAAAGCAGAATCGCGGCCTCCTGGCCCTCATCTTCTTCCTGGGTACGCTCACGTTCGTGTGCGCTGCTGGGCTCATGTTCACCTCTGGCTTCCTGATCAGCCGGTCAGCCCGCCGCCCCTTCAATATTTTCGTGGTCTACGTGCCTATCGTTCTGACCCGCGCTTTTGGCATTGGCCGCCCGGTCTTTAAGTACCTGGAGCGCACCCGCAGCCATGACTGGGTCCTGAAAGTGGTCTCCAAGCTGCGTGTTCAGCTCTACCGCACCCTTTCGAAGGACGCTTCCTTCCTGAGTGAGCATGAGCGCACCGGTACCGTGCTCTCCGTGCTGGCCGACGACCTGGACCACCTGGAGAACTTCTACCTGCGTACTATTTTCCCCACGGTCGTGGCCTACATTATGTGGGTGGTTGTCACTATCGCGGTCGGCGTTTTCTCCTGGTCTTCCTCCCTCCTGCTCTTCCTCCTCTTCGCGCTGATTTTGGTCCTTCTGCCGCTCATGTCGCTCGTCTTCTCCGACGGCCACTACGCCCTGGAGAAGGCCCAGCAGCAGGACGAGTACACGCAGGTGACCGAGAGCTACCTGGGCCTGTCCGACTGGGTTATTACCCACCGGGGCCAGGAGTTTGCGGGCACCGGCTCCAGCCAGTTTGGCCGCATTATGGACAGCCAGGTGGAGCAGAAGCGCTTCGAACGCTGGCGGAACTTTGCTATCCAGATGATTTTTGCTCTCATGGCTGTGGTCCTGATTGTGGGCGGGCAGCTGTTCATGACCTCCTCCGACTCCATCGCCGACTATGCGGCCGCCGTGGTGCTCTCCCTCTTCCCGTTGATTGACTGCTTCATTGTGGTGGCCCAGGCCTTCGCCGAGGTGCCGCTCTACACGGATTCACTCAATCACTTGAACGGCTTGAGCGAGCGCGTGGAGAGTCGGCAGGCTGCGCCCGTAGAGCAGGTCAAGTTCCAGGGTCCGTTGGAGTCGATTGACTTCCAACATGTGTCATTTGCTTACGGCCCAGGCCAGCCCACGCTCCTGAGTGACTTTAACCTGCATGTAGCCGCCGGTCAGAAGGTGGCCCTGCTGGGTCCTTCTGGCGAGGGCAAGACGACTATCCTGCAGTTGCTCCTGGGTGATTTGCGACCCGAGCAGGGGCAGATTCTGGTGAACGGGCAGCCCATCGCCGCCCTGCAAGACGAGCGCCCCCAGCTCTTTGGCTACCTGAACCAGCAGCCCTTCCTCTTCAACACCACCATCGCTTCCAACATCCGTCTGGGGTCTCCCGGGGCCTCCGACGAGCAGATTTGGCAGGCTCTGGAGGCTGTGCAGATGGCTGATGCGGTGCGCGCTCTACCTCTGGGGCTCGATACGCCCGTAGAGGAGGGGGGAGCTCGCTTCTCTGGCGGTCAGCGCCAGCGCTTGGCCCTGGCCCGTATCGTCTTAAAAGATACGCCTATCGTCCTGCTGGACGAGCCCACGATTGGCTTGGATCCGGTCACTGAGCGCGAGCTCATGGAGATGATTGTCAAGGCCACGGCAGGGCGCACCCTCCTGTGGGTCACCCACCACCTGCAGGGCCTAGAGGACGCCGACCAGGTTATCTTCCTGGAAGACGGCCACATCGCCATGCAAGGCAACCCCGCTCAGCTCTACCGCGACAACTCCCGTTTCCGCCAGCTCTACCAGCTAGACGTAGGCGACCTCAATCCCGCCTGA
- the cydC gene encoding thiol reductant ABC exporter subunit CydD translates to MIDKSLFRFAGIRRQMLALAVLSIVQGLAISGQAFGLTWALVQIWHRRAMSSLLIPTLTFVLAFVCRHLCEVAKQKLASSYADSMVRDLRPQVQSKIFRLGPAALTQRGTGSAVTMLIDGLDEVKTYIQTVLPKMMDMVFIPIITLVVIWSQSTLSGIILLCMLPLLFFFLAILGLAARDRSNKQYAQFRKLNTRFVDTILGLPTLKMLGISDEYEDEIYSVSDRFRKRTMSVIRVALTSTFALDFFTTLAIAMMAVFLGNRLVNGTMTLFPSLLALILAPDYFLPIRQFGDDYHATLDGKNALQDMEELLNRPEPDQDDDLDWAGWTASSHLSLKQVNFTYPTQQQADALVPAGKAVSSSKDPAAPKKSTAEAAAAAGSADIPPALSDLSVEITGMSKIAVIGRSGAGKSTLVQLLAGFNQPSSGSISLDGHELKHFNAPAWQRHIAYIPQTPYIFSGSIDENIRFYLPDASSEQVLKAAQEAGLDDWLAILPEGLDTQIGEGHRGISGGQAQRIALARVLLDKSREILLFDEPTAHLDIETEYDLKQTLLPIMEDHLVIFATHRLHWLADVDQVIMLDQGRIVSQGKPSDLIGQGGPLDQLIAQMGGNQIHGYLD, encoded by the coding sequence TTGATTGATAAGAGTCTCTTCCGGTTTGCCGGTATCAGACGTCAGATGCTGGCGCTGGCAGTCCTCTCAATCGTGCAAGGTCTCGCTATCTCAGGTCAGGCTTTTGGTCTGACCTGGGCGCTGGTGCAGATCTGGCATCGCAGGGCCATGTCCTCACTGCTGATTCCGACGCTCACGTTCGTTCTGGCCTTTGTGTGCAGGCACTTGTGCGAGGTTGCCAAGCAGAAGCTGGCGAGCTCGTACGCAGACAGCATGGTGCGCGATTTGCGCCCGCAAGTGCAGTCTAAAATCTTTCGTCTGGGACCCGCGGCACTGACGCAGCGGGGGACAGGCTCGGCCGTCACCATGCTGATTGATGGTCTCGACGAAGTAAAAACTTACATTCAAACGGTCTTGCCCAAGATGATGGACATGGTGTTCATCCCCATCATCACTCTGGTGGTCATCTGGTCGCAGAGCACCTTGAGCGGCATTATTCTGCTGTGTATGCTGCCCCTCCTCTTCTTCTTCCTAGCTATTTTGGGCCTGGCGGCGCGCGACCGGTCCAACAAGCAGTACGCCCAATTCCGCAAGCTCAACACTCGCTTTGTGGACACGATTCTGGGCCTGCCCACCTTAAAAATGCTGGGTATTTCCGACGAGTACGAGGATGAGATTTACTCGGTCTCAGACCGCTTCCGCAAGCGGACTATGTCCGTCATTCGTGTGGCCTTGACCTCTACTTTCGCCCTCGACTTCTTCACCACGCTCGCCATCGCTATGATGGCCGTGTTCCTGGGCAACCGTCTGGTAAACGGTACTATGACCCTCTTCCCCTCCCTGTTGGCGCTGATTCTGGCCCCCGACTACTTCCTGCCCATCCGCCAGTTTGGCGATGATTACCATGCCACGCTCGACGGCAAGAACGCCCTGCAAGACATGGAGGAGCTCCTGAACCGCCCGGAGCCCGACCAAGATGACGACCTGGACTGGGCCGGTTGGACCGCGAGCAGTCACCTGAGCCTCAAGCAGGTCAACTTCACTTACCCCACCCAGCAGCAGGCAGACGCGCTAGTTCCGGCGGGCAAGGCCGTCTCCTCCAGCAAGGATCCGGCCGCGCCGAAAAAGTCCACTGCCGAAGCCGCTGCTGCTGCGGGCTCTGCCGATATTCCGCCAGCCTTGAGCGACTTGTCTGTCGAGATTACCGGTATGAGCAAGATTGCCGTGATTGGCCGCTCGGGCGCTGGTAAGTCCACGCTTGTGCAGCTTCTGGCGGGCTTCAACCAGCCCTCGTCCGGCTCTATCTCGCTCGACGGCCATGAGCTCAAGCATTTCAACGCGCCCGCCTGGCAGCGCCACATTGCCTACATTCCTCAGACCCCCTATATCTTCTCCGGCAGCATTGACGAAAATATCCGCTTCTACCTTCCGGATGCCAGCAGCGAGCAGGTCCTCAAAGCAGCCCAAGAAGCCGGTTTGGACGACTGGCTGGCCATCCTGCCTGAGGGGCTCGACACACAGATAGGGGAGGGGCACCGGGGCATTTCCGGCGGCCAGGCCCAGCGTATTGCCCTGGCCCGAGTCCTGCTGGATAAGTCGCGCGAGATTCTCCTCTTCGACGAGCCCACGGCCCACCTCGACATTGAAACCGAGTACGACTTGAAGCAGACCCTGCTGCCGATTATGGAGGACCATCTGGTGATTTTCGCCACCCACCGCCTGCACTGGCTGGCCGACGTGGACCAGGTCATCATGCTGGACCAGGGGCGGATTGTCTCCCAGGGCAAGCCCTCAGATTTGATTGGCCAGGGCGGTCCTTTGGATCAGCTCATAGCACAGATGGGAGGCAACCAGATTCATGGATACCTCGACTGA
- a CDS encoding cytochrome c oxidase assembly protein: protein MSFLQGMWFCVIGLLFAGFLLLEGFDFGVGMATRFIARDGDERTLFMRAIGPHWDGNEVWLITAGGAMFAAFPLWYASLFSGYYILLFLVLVALIIRGVSFEFASRAITDKERNVWQWANFIGSLFAPFFLGMMLTSFIQGVPMDDKGNAWVGFFGVFNWLSVVGGIAVVFFCFIHGLHFLSLKLGPGDSRRMLNTTEKLYWIAYPALVVFVILSMFMTDFYSKRPISTWLLTVVVLGATICGHVSAMKKRGGFAFASSGITLMALIAWIFNGIFPRVMIADDPAKSILIQDASGSPYSLKVMTVVLCIFLPIVLIYIIWSYFIQRKRIVSDDVSMTDVRPAVAAK, encoded by the coding sequence ATGAGCTTCCTACAAGGTATGTGGTTCTGCGTCATCGGCCTCCTCTTCGCCGGATTCCTCCTGCTGGAGGGCTTCGACTTTGGTGTGGGCATGGCCACCCGCTTTATTGCGCGTGACGGTGACGAGCGTACCCTCTTTATGAGGGCTATCGGCCCCCACTGGGACGGCAACGAGGTCTGGCTGATTACAGCTGGTGGCGCTATGTTTGCGGCCTTCCCCCTGTGGTACGCCTCCCTCTTCTCCGGCTATTACATCCTGCTCTTCCTGGTGCTGGTTGCGCTGATTATCCGCGGCGTCTCCTTCGAGTTCGCCTCCCGCGCCATCACCGACAAAGAGCGCAATGTGTGGCAGTGGGCCAACTTCATCGGCAGTCTGTTCGCACCCTTCTTCCTGGGCATGATGCTGACCTCCTTCATCCAGGGTGTTCCTATGGACGACAAAGGCAACGCTTGGGTTGGTTTCTTCGGCGTATTCAACTGGCTCTCGGTCGTCGGTGGCATTGCAGTGGTCTTCTTCTGCTTCATCCACGGCCTGCACTTCCTGAGCCTGAAGTTGGGCCCAGGGGATTCCCGCCGGATGCTCAACACCACGGAGAAGCTCTACTGGATTGCCTACCCGGCTCTGGTGGTCTTCGTCATCCTCTCCATGTTCATGACCGACTTCTACAGCAAGCGTCCAATCTCGACCTGGCTGCTGACCGTTGTGGTGCTCGGCGCTACAATTTGCGGCCATGTCTCAGCAATGAAGAAGCGGGGCGGTTTCGCCTTCGCCTCCTCTGGAATTACGCTCATGGCTCTGATCGCTTGGATTTTCAACGGCATCTTCCCGCGCGTGATGATTGCGGACGATCCTGCCAAGAGCATCCTGATTCAGGACGCTTCTGGTTCGCCCTACTCCCTGAAGGTCATGACCGTAGTGTTGTGCATCTTCCTGCCTATCGTGCTGATCTACATTATTTGGTCCTACTTCATCCAGCGCAAGCGGATCGTGTCTGACGATGTCAGCATGACCGACGTGCGTCCGGCTGTCGCAGCCAAGTAA